One genomic region from Vanacampus margaritifer isolate UIUO_Vmar chromosome 2, RoL_Vmar_1.0, whole genome shotgun sequence encodes:
- the LOC144043120 gene encoding polyserase-2-like produces the protein MVSLHRLGGHFCGGSLINNEWVLSAAHCFFRSSRSVTAFVGRQSQQGSNPNLVRRSIERIIIHPAYNSRSNDNDMALLRLSSPVTFNNFVRPVCLAATPSTFFAGTDSWVTGWGNIGSNDPLPFPQNLMEVEVPVVGNRQCGCDYIVPGRITENMICAGLREGGKDSCQGDSGGPMVTKQGSVWVQSGVVSFGIGCALPQFPGVYARVSRYQDWISSNIESNNLPGFVTFRSAGTNSDLEVSCLAVPPLIGGTTPTTTIATTTAPPRVLCGRASLNPRLSGNGSATAVAGIWPWMASLHRNGSHVCGGTLVAEDAVLSAAQCFAQSSTPSDWTVFLGRSRQNGTNSFEMAVSVINITTSTLSGQNVAILRLASQPPLSNFIQPICMDSGQTFATGSTCWAAGWSAGQGGEDQALQEVQMSLVDCGNASSADSICTEPLALDQEDLGGPLMCQLGESWYQAAVLRANSSGNASQELRQNELTVLPRLRSFNDFLMQVVGDFLSPTTDAPLTTDALTSNDIAEAADINGSASSPAPSLLSYLSRFSVLAVVLHAVVMML, from the exons ATGGTCAGCCTGCACAGATTAGGGGGACACTTCTGCGGGGGGTCGCTCATCAACAATGAGTGGGTGTTGTCAGCAGCACACTGCTTTTTCCGCAG ctCCAGATCTGTGACGGCGTTTGTAGGTCGTCAGAGCCAGCAGGgttctaaccctaatttggtgCGCCGCAGCATCGAGCGGATCATCATCCATCCTGCCTACAACAGCAGGTCTAATGACAACGACATGGCCCTGTTGCGGCTTTCCTCGCCCGTGACCTTCAACAACTTCGTCCGACCCGTCTGCCTGGCGGCCACCCCGAGCACCTTCTTTGCCGGAACCGACAGCTGGGTCACCGGCTGGGGGAACATCGGCTCCAATG ATCCTTTACCATTTCCTCAGAACCTGATGGAAGTGGAAGTTCCCGTGGTAGGAAATCGCCAGTGCGGTTGTGACTACATCGTACCGGGAAGAATCACCGAGAACATGATTTGTGCTGGTCTAAGAGAAGGAGGAAAAGACTCCTGCCAG ggtgaTTCTGGAGGTCCTATGGTGACCAAACAAGGGTCCGTGTGGGTCCAGAGTGGGGTGGTGAGCTTCGGAATAGGTTGCGCCCTTCCTCAGTTTCCAGGCGTCTACGCAAGGGTATCTCGGTACCAAGACTGGATCAGCAGCAACATAGAGAGCAACAACCTACCGGGCTTCGTCACCTTCAGGTCCGCAGGCACCAACTCAGACCTGGAGGTTAGCTGTCTTGCTGTGCCACCACTCATTGGTGGCACGACGCCTACCACTACCATTGCTACCACCACCGCGCCCCCAC GGGTGTTGTGCGGGCGTGCCTCGTTGAACCCGCGCCTGTCGGGCAACGGGTCGGCGACGGCCGTGGCGGGCATCTGGCCCTGGATGGCGAGTCTGCACCGGAATGGGAGTCACGTATGCGGCGGCACGCTGGTGGCTGAGGACGCCGTGCTGAGCGCCGCACAATGCTTTGCGCA GTCCAGCACGCCGTCCGATTGGACGGTGTTCCTGGGTCGCTCCAGGCAGAATGGCACCAACAGCTTTGAGATGGCGGTGAGCGTTATCAACATCACAACCAGCACGCTGTCCGGTCAAAATGTGGCCATCCTGCGTCTGGCGTCCCAGCCGCCGCTATCCAATTTCATCCAGCCCATCTGCATGGACAGTGGGCAGACCTTCGCCACGGGGTCCACATGCTGGGCCGCCGGATGGAGCGCGGGCCAAGGAGGAG AGGATCAGGCCTTGCAGGAGGTCCAGATGTCGCTGGTGGACTGCGGTAATGCGTCGTCCGCTGACAGCATTTGTACGGAACCTCTGGCACTGGACCAG GAAGATCTGGGCGGTCCGTTGATGTGTCAGCTGGGCGAGTCCTGGTACCAGGCGGCGGTGCTGAGGGCCAACAGCAGCGGCAACGCCAGCCAAGAGCTACGACAGAACGAACTTACGGTTTTGCCCAGACTCCGAAGCTTCAATGACTTCCTGATGCAGGTGGTGGGGGACTTTTTGTCCCCCACCACCGATGCCCCCCTCACCACCGATGCACTCACCTCCAATGACATTGCCGAAGCTGCTGATATTAATGGCTCCGCCAGTTCGCCTGCGCCCTCCCTCCTCAGCTACCTCAGTCGGTTCTCGGTACTCGCCGTGGTGCTGCACGCCGTTGTCATGATGTTGTGA
- the LOC144043124 gene encoding uncharacterized protein LOC144043124 isoform X1 — translation MRREDDDDVTFSDLLDLSFGGPRVGALDLGYLRRLLLALLHRLGIRDASAAERARGSELLERLRACEDGLEQALRLAQDVQEQMSAIKLRAEELHLRQQGFASASWLDELKDASARLRVRVDSLEAAKGDGEQMDVLRRLIDDTDRREACRRLDERVRLHEDAIERLTKQCCQCPSDLMQLDDLQAALDRMMPSLTSEPSDRRGRNPDDLGGKLSLLLESKLAEGARRQLEEDAKLTGGQTSILKLQSECDKLQEAIRRLSDDNKHKHIHILQLLRTSEELQENKVDKRSLHAEVKKQLDEAQQKNFPWSREKLRSPKDSQQDVGDATAAGIRKQLLETHHCLSCDRHVIRHLHAAKSVSGVWPNSSTGSRPLTDLTQFRYPPVSRSCGGGHTVTSTPQRRLSGWRPHSQTVGGAAGP, via the exons ATGAGGCgggaggacgacgacgacgtgACCTTCTCGGACCTGCTGGATTTGAGTTTCGGCGGCCCCCGCGTGGGCGCATTGGACCTGGGTTACCTGCGTCGGCTGCTGCTGGCGCTGCTCCACCGCTTGGGCATTCGGGACGCCAGCGCCGCCGAGCGGGCTCGCGGGTCGGAACTTCTGGAACGCCTCCGGGCCTGCGAGGACGGACTGGAACAG GCGCTGCGACTCGCGCAGGACGTCCAGGAGCAGATGTCGGCCATAAAGCTGCGTGCCGAGGAGCTTCACCTCCGCCAGCAG GGTTTCGCGTCCGCCTCATGGCTGGACGAGTTGAAGGACGCGAGCGCTCGGCTGCGCGTTCGCGTGGACTCACTGGAGGCTGCAAAGGGGGACGGGGAGCAGATGGACGTTCTGCGGCGACTCATCGACGACACGG ACCGACGCGAGGCGTGCAGACGTCTTGACGAGCGCGTGAGGCTCCACGAGGACGCCATCGAGCGACTCACTAAGCAATGTTGTCAG TGTCCGTCTGACCTGATGCAGCTGGACGACCTCCAAGCGGCATTGGACCGCATGATGCCATCTTTGACCTCCGAACCCTCTGACCGCAGAGGTCGCAACCCGGACGACCTGGGCGGGAAGTTGAGTCTCCTGCTGGAGAGCAAGTTGGCAGAAGGCGCGCGGCGGCAGCTGGAGGAAGACGCCAAG CTGACTGGCGGGCAGACATCCATCTTGAAGCTTCAAAGTGAGTGTGACAAACTCCAAGAGGCCATCAGGCGTCTCAGTGAtgacaacaaacacaaacacatccacatcctg CAACTGCTGAGGACCTCCGAGGAGCTGCAGGAGAACAAGGTCGACAAACGCTCGCTTCACGCCGAAGTT AAGAAGCAGCTCGACGAAGCTCAGCAGAAGAACTTCCCGTGGAGCCGCGAAAAGCTGCGCAGTCCAAAAGATTCTCAGCAAGATGTTGGGGATGCCACCGCTGCTGGGATCAGGAA ACAGCTGCTGGAAACACATCATTGTTTGTCATGTGACCGTCACGTTATTAGACATCTTCACGCAGC taaAAGTGTGTCAGGGGTGTGGCCTAACAGCAGCACTGGCAGCAGGCCTTTGACGGATTTGACACAATTCAG GTACCCCCCGGTATCCCGCAGCTGTGGCGGAGGGCATACGGTGACCTCGACCCCCCAGCGCCGCCTCAGTGGGTGGAGGCCCCACAGCCAGACTGTGGGGGGCGCCGCTGGCCCG TGA
- the LOC144043124 gene encoding uncharacterized protein LOC144043124 isoform X2, with the protein MRREDDDDVTFSDLLDLSFGGPRVGALDLGYLRRLLLALLHRLGIRDASAAERARGSELLERLRACEDGLEQALRLAQDVQEQMSAIKLRAEELHLRQQGFASASWLDELKDASARLRVRVDSLEAAKGDGEQMDVLRRLIDDTDRREACRRLDERVRLHEDAIERLTKQCCQLDDLQAALDRMMPSLTSEPSDRRGRNPDDLGGKLSLLLESKLAEGARRQLEEDAKLTGGQTSILKLQSECDKLQEAIRRLSDDNKHKHIHILQLLRTSEELQENKVDKRSLHAEVKKQLDEAQQKNFPWSREKLRSPKDSQQDVGDATAAGIRKQLLETHHCLSCDRHVIRHLHAAKSVSGVWPNSSTGSRPLTDLTQFRYPPVSRSCGGGHTVTSTPQRRLSGWRPHSQTVGGAAGP; encoded by the exons ATGAGGCgggaggacgacgacgacgtgACCTTCTCGGACCTGCTGGATTTGAGTTTCGGCGGCCCCCGCGTGGGCGCATTGGACCTGGGTTACCTGCGTCGGCTGCTGCTGGCGCTGCTCCACCGCTTGGGCATTCGGGACGCCAGCGCCGCCGAGCGGGCTCGCGGGTCGGAACTTCTGGAACGCCTCCGGGCCTGCGAGGACGGACTGGAACAG GCGCTGCGACTCGCGCAGGACGTCCAGGAGCAGATGTCGGCCATAAAGCTGCGTGCCGAGGAGCTTCACCTCCGCCAGCAG GGTTTCGCGTCCGCCTCATGGCTGGACGAGTTGAAGGACGCGAGCGCTCGGCTGCGCGTTCGCGTGGACTCACTGGAGGCTGCAAAGGGGGACGGGGAGCAGATGGACGTTCTGCGGCGACTCATCGACGACACGG ACCGACGCGAGGCGTGCAGACGTCTTGACGAGCGCGTGAGGCTCCACGAGGACGCCATCGAGCGACTCACTAAGCAATGTTGTCAG CTGGACGACCTCCAAGCGGCATTGGACCGCATGATGCCATCTTTGACCTCCGAACCCTCTGACCGCAGAGGTCGCAACCCGGACGACCTGGGCGGGAAGTTGAGTCTCCTGCTGGAGAGCAAGTTGGCAGAAGGCGCGCGGCGGCAGCTGGAGGAAGACGCCAAG CTGACTGGCGGGCAGACATCCATCTTGAAGCTTCAAAGTGAGTGTGACAAACTCCAAGAGGCCATCAGGCGTCTCAGTGAtgacaacaaacacaaacacatccacatcctg CAACTGCTGAGGACCTCCGAGGAGCTGCAGGAGAACAAGGTCGACAAACGCTCGCTTCACGCCGAAGTT AAGAAGCAGCTCGACGAAGCTCAGCAGAAGAACTTCCCGTGGAGCCGCGAAAAGCTGCGCAGTCCAAAAGATTCTCAGCAAGATGTTGGGGATGCCACCGCTGCTGGGATCAGGAA ACAGCTGCTGGAAACACATCATTGTTTGTCATGTGACCGTCACGTTATTAGACATCTTCACGCAGC taaAAGTGTGTCAGGGGTGTGGCCTAACAGCAGCACTGGCAGCAGGCCTTTGACGGATTTGACACAATTCAG GTACCCCCCGGTATCCCGCAGCTGTGGCGGAGGGCATACGGTGACCTCGACCCCCCAGCGCCGCCTCAGTGGGTGGAGGCCCCACAGCCAGACTGTGGGGGGCGCCGCTGGCCCG TGA